TTCTTCCCTACTTTTGATATTTATGACCGTGATGGCTATACCAAGCTTGCTAAGGCATCAATGAATTTCTGGGGAACAACATTTACTCTTTATGATCCAGTAACCGGTAAAGAAATGGCCCATATGTCTCGACCATTCTTTAGATTAAAAAATGACTGGACTTTCCACGTAACCGACCGAGAGCTATTTGAACATAAAGCTATTGACCCACGAGTATTGATGACGGTTATTGCATTCCAAGGTGATAGAGAATATTGGGAGCAAGAACGACGACAGGATGACGATTATCTAAGAAAAGGTATCAAGAGCAGCAAAGAAACTGCGCCTGCTACGGATGTAAGCCAACAACAGCTGACTACACTTTTAGATAAAATTGCTGCTGTAAGCAAACAAGAGGGTTTGGAAAATACTCAAGAGCCTGATGAAAAAGCAGCAATGACAGTTGCAGCTGAGTTAGAAAATGGTTACAACACGCAAATGACTGATGATTCAGTACAATCAAGTCAAGAGCGATTGAATGCCTTTACTGATTACTGTTTACATTTGATTCAATCAAACTCGGTGTCTCAAGAGAAAAAGAAAACGATTCTGTTCTTACTAAAAGCACGTTTGCAAGCAAACGCATAATTTAGGACACCTATGTAGGCTGGGCTGCTGTAAGGCCCAGTCTATATCACATATCGCAAACATCCCTTTTTAATAATGAGTCCGTAACACTCCTTGATTACGTTGCATTCCATCAAGGCTACTATAAGAACAACCATAAACTTTCTTGGCATCATACATCGCCAAATCGGCTTTAACGACAAGATCCGTCGCTGTTTTCGCATCATCGGGATAGGTAGCTGAGCCTATACTAATGGAATAACAATAAGGTTCACTATTTTCAAGAATCACGATTGGTTGAAATTCTTTAATAATACGTTCTGCAATCACCTGTGGTGTTCGCTTATTCGGAGCATGAGGTACGATGGCCGTAAATTCATCCCCCCCAAGCCGTGCAATGAAGTCTTTTTCGCGAAAACAAAGCTGGAGTCGCCTTGAGGTTTCTAGAAGCAGTTGATCGCCTATACTGTGGCCATAGCGATCATTTACATGCTTAAAATTGTCCAGGTCAATAAAGAATACGGTAATGCAATGGTTGGGGTTTATCGTGTTAATTAATTCATGCAAATGTTGAATGAAATAGCGACGATTAGGCAAATTAGTCAGATGATCAAAACGAGCTAAATAGTGGTATTTATCTTTCTCTGTTTGTAATAGATAGTTCCTATCATTTAATTCCTGTTCATAACGCTCATTTTCGCGAAGCAAACTAGCAAGAGTTGTCACGATAATAAGATAGGTAAACAAATGATTAATAAGTTCAATAGCCAGGAATTGATAGGGTGGTAAACTATAATAAGGAGGAATGACAAATTGATTAAAGGTAATGAGTATCAACATCGATGCAATAGAATAAATCAATAAACCACTCATTCCGGTAAGTGATGCTGCAAGTAAGGGCATTACATAGAACCATTGGGTATGTAGTGGGCCTATACCCCAAACCAAATAGTTACCTATAACAATTGCGAAAAAAATAATGGCGGTTAAGAGTTGACTGCATAAGTAGACATTTTTAGCTTGTTTAAGCAGCCATAAATTCGCTAAAGTTAATCCGCCTGTAATACTAATGGTGGTGATTAAAACCCAAAGTTGAGACATGGAATAGAAAATTGCAACAATAGTACAGACGAAAAGAAATTCCCAACTGACATACTGAATCAGGCGATATTGGCGAGTATATTTTTCGATGCTATCCGACTGTTTTAAGTAGTTAAAAATCTTATATAGCATTTCGGTTTCAGTCCTTGGCCTTTATTGAAGAATATCCACATCTTTAGTTTAGTTGAATTTATTAATAGTAGGCAATTTTAATAAGGGACTAATTGTATTATTACAATGATTTAATTGGTAACGTTATTCGAACCTTTAAGCCTCCTTCTAATAAATTACTTAGAGAGATATCGCCTTGATGCATTTGGACAATTTCACGGGCAATAGTTAATCCTAAACCAGCTCCTCCTGTGCTACGCGAGCGAGAGCGTTCACTGCGATAGAACGGGAGGAATACTTGTTCTAGTTCCGCAGCTGGAAGTCCAGGACCTTT
Above is a genomic segment from Legionella lytica containing:
- a CDS encoding LURP-one-related/scramblase family protein produces the protein MRKILAVVLILFSSFSANIAFAEQSASSRIPDEFFVREHWLSMTTSYDIETRTQKLGTLYRRFFSLLLTYDFYDPFDNKIAYARSKFFSFTAHFDVYDNFENYLGAADERLFSFFPTFDIYDRDGYTKLAKASMNFWGTTFTLYDPVTGKEMAHMSRPFFRLKNDWTFHVTDRELFEHKAIDPRVLMTVIAFQGDREYWEQERRQDDDYLRKGIKSSKETAPATDVSQQQLTTLLDKIAAVSKQEGLENTQEPDEKAAMTVAAELENGYNTQMTDDSVQSSQERLNAFTDYCLHLIQSNSVSQEKKKTILFLLKARLQANA
- a CDS encoding diguanylate cyclase domain-containing protein, with protein sequence MLYKIFNYLKQSDSIEKYTRQYRLIQYVSWEFLFVCTIVAIFYSMSQLWVLITTISITGGLTLANLWLLKQAKNVYLCSQLLTAIIFFAIVIGNYLVWGIGPLHTQWFYVMPLLAASLTGMSGLLIYSIASMLILITFNQFVIPPYYSLPPYQFLAIELINHLFTYLIIVTTLASLLRENERYEQELNDRNYLLQTEKDKYHYLARFDHLTNLPNRRYFIQHLHELINTINPNHCITVFFIDLDNFKHVNDRYGHSIGDQLLLETSRRLQLCFREKDFIARLGGDEFTAIVPHAPNKRTPQVIAERIIKEFQPIVILENSEPYCYSISIGSATYPDDAKTATDLVVKADLAMYDAKKVYGCSYSSLDGMQRNQGVLRTHY